A genomic region of Candidatus Eisenbacteria bacterium contains the following coding sequences:
- a CDS encoding thiamine pyrophosphate-dependent dehydrogenase E1 component subunit alpha: MSEPRATSDLVEIPDDDYGDIPRETLIGLYHHVRLARELELRLVSLFKQSKVVGGLYPGYGHEATTVGSAFALGPGDVLLPLHRDLGAQIARGQPLKYIFAQYMGKATSPTGGKDGNVHLANPELGIVGCISHIGAMLPVAVGISYAGRVLGRTVVTMSYIGDGGSSIGEVHEALNFAAVLDIPFILVVENNRFAYSTPVNRQYRCEHISDRAAGYGISGVRVDGNNILAVYAAARRAAERGRRGEGPTMLECETMRMMGHSVHDPAQYVPRELIEEGRRRDPVARYERYLLRHGVLHEADVPAWTERVAGEIDAAVTWAEQSPMPEPAEAARGVYAEGGSGRTLGGGV; the protein is encoded by the coding sequence ATGTCCGAGCCCCGCGCGACCAGCGACCTCGTCGAGATCCCGGACGACGACTACGGGGACATCCCCCGCGAGACGCTGATCGGCCTCTACCACCACGTGCGCCTGGCGCGCGAGCTGGAACTGCGCCTGGTGAGCCTGTTCAAGCAGAGCAAGGTGGTGGGCGGGCTGTACCCCGGCTACGGGCACGAAGCCACCACCGTGGGCTCGGCCTTCGCCCTGGGCCCGGGCGACGTGCTGCTGCCCCTGCACCGCGACCTGGGCGCGCAGATCGCCCGCGGGCAGCCGCTCAAGTACATCTTCGCCCAGTACATGGGCAAGGCCACCAGCCCCACCGGCGGCAAGGACGGCAACGTCCACCTGGCCAACCCGGAGCTGGGGATCGTGGGCTGCATCAGCCACATCGGGGCCATGCTGCCGGTGGCGGTGGGCATCTCCTACGCCGGCAGGGTCCTCGGCCGCACGGTGGTCACCATGAGCTACATCGGCGACGGGGGCTCCAGCATCGGTGAGGTGCACGAGGCCCTGAACTTCGCCGCGGTCCTGGACATCCCGTTCATCCTGGTGGTCGAGAACAACCGCTTTGCCTACTCCACGCCGGTGAACCGGCAGTACCGCTGCGAGCACATCTCCGACCGCGCCGCCGGCTACGGCATCTCCGGGGTGCGCGTGGACGGCAACAACATCCTGGCGGTGTACGCCGCCGCGCGCCGGGCCGCCGAACGCGGCCGCCGCGGCGAGGGGCCCACGATGCTCGAGTGCGAGACCATGCGCATGATGGGCCACTCGGTGCACGACCCCGCGCAGTACGTGCCCCGCGAACTGATCGAGGAGGGCCGGCGCCGCGACCCGGTGGCGCGCTACGAGCGCTACCTGCTCCGCCACGGCGTGCTGCACGAGGCGGACGTGCCGGCGTGGACCGAGCGGGTGGCCGGGGAGATCGACGCCGCGGTGACGTGGGCCGAGCAGAGCCCCATGCCCGAGCCCGCCGAGGCGGCGCGCGGGGTGTACGCCGAGGGCGGCTCCGGCCGCACCCTCGGCGGGGGGGTATGA
- a CDS encoding MFS transporter has product MATTVQAAAAPGDPKPSIGNQIGSLPRSYWMVNIIEMFERLAYYGVRVVIPIYIAQADAIGGLHFTMAQKANIFAIWAAVQTFVPLFSGGFADRYGYKRTIAAAVAINVIGYLLMATQREYLPFLLGCCTLAFGTAIFKPGVQGTLSQSLSKVNSGVGWGIFYMMVNVGAFLGPPLAHELRGLSWPMLFMGCACIMALNYLMLLTYPEVGAGGHGEATEVKKRGVSDFVRLAVLIGIGLVLARVLFWGNHNAAVASVVDLTIFGVLLLILKGQAQPVNKQTGTPLDVLVTTFRNLMQPTLLAFILIMSGFWLMFMQLFDLLPNFIEDWVDSSQMVAALHVPQFMLQQGSLRGPQMSQEWMINFDAGLVIVGVVFVSWLVSRMRRIMSITIGMVIATAGLVLSGYTTSGYLCLLGILVFAVGEMLASPKLNEYLGVIAPPGQKGLYMGYANVPFAIGWVSASKLGGYVYGEWGEKAKLAQDYLAQHHQITGVSRPEAMQKLLAVTGLNHVDATSMLWNAYHPGRLFFVFGVVGMLSALLMLAYSQWVKGMESHNV; this is encoded by the coding sequence ATGGCGACCACAGTCCAAGCGGCGGCCGCGCCCGGGGATCCCAAGCCTTCCATAGGGAACCAGATCGGCTCGCTTCCGCGCTCCTACTGGATGGTGAACATCATCGAGATGTTCGAGCGCCTCGCCTACTACGGCGTGCGCGTCGTGATCCCCATCTACATCGCGCAGGCCGACGCCATCGGAGGCCTGCACTTCACCATGGCGCAGAAGGCCAACATCTTCGCCATCTGGGCGGCGGTGCAGACCTTCGTGCCGCTGTTCTCGGGCGGCTTCGCCGACCGGTACGGCTACAAGCGCACCATTGCGGCGGCGGTGGCCATCAACGTGATCGGCTACCTGCTCATGGCCACGCAGCGCGAGTACCTGCCGTTCCTGCTGGGCTGCTGCACGCTGGCCTTCGGCACGGCCATCTTCAAGCCGGGGGTGCAGGGCACGCTGTCGCAATCGCTCTCCAAGGTGAACAGCGGCGTGGGCTGGGGCATCTTCTACATGATGGTGAACGTGGGCGCGTTCCTGGGCCCGCCGCTGGCCCACGAGCTGCGCGGCCTGTCGTGGCCCATGCTGTTCATGGGCTGCGCGTGCATCATGGCGCTCAACTACCTGATGCTGCTGACCTACCCCGAGGTGGGGGCGGGCGGCCACGGCGAGGCGACCGAGGTGAAGAAGCGCGGCGTCTCCGACTTCGTGCGCCTGGCGGTGCTGATCGGGATCGGCCTGGTGCTGGCCCGGGTGCTGTTCTGGGGCAACCACAACGCGGCCGTCGCCAGCGTGGTGGACCTCACCATCTTCGGGGTGCTGCTGCTGATCCTGAAGGGCCAGGCCCAGCCGGTGAACAAGCAGACCGGCACGCCGCTGGACGTGCTGGTCACCACCTTCAGGAACCTCATGCAGCCCACGCTGCTGGCGTTCATCCTGATCATGTCCGGCTTCTGGCTCATGTTCATGCAGCTCTTCGACCTGCTGCCCAACTTCATCGAGGACTGGGTGGACAGCTCGCAGATGGTCGCGGCGCTGCACGTGCCGCAGTTCATGCTGCAGCAGGGCTCGCTGCGCGGGCCGCAGATGTCCCAGGAGTGGATGATCAACTTCGACGCCGGCCTGGTGATCGTGGGCGTGGTGTTCGTCTCGTGGCTGGTCTCGCGCATGCGGCGCATCATGTCCATCACCATCGGCATGGTGATCGCCACCGCCGGGCTGGTGCTCTCCGGCTACACCACTTCCGGGTACCTGTGCCTGCTGGGCATCCTGGTGTTCGCGGTGGGCGAGATGCTGGCCTCCCCGAAGCTCAACGAGTACCTGGGCGTGATCGCGCCCCCGGGCCAGAAGGGCCTGTACATGGGCTACGCCAACGTACCCTTCGCGATCGGCTGGGTGAGCGCCTCCAAGCTGGGCGGCTACGTGTACGGCGAATGGGGCGAGAAGGCCAAGCTGGCGCAGGACTACCTGGCGCAGCACCACCAGATCACCGGCGTGTCCCGGCCGGAGGCGATGCAGAAGCTGCTGGCGGTCACCGGCCTGAACCACGTGGACGCCACCAGCATGCTGTGGAACGCCTACCACCCGGGCCGGCTGTTCTTCGTCTTCGGCGTGGTCGGCATGCTGTCGGCCCTGCTGATGCTGGCGTACTCGCAGTGGGTGAAGGGCATGGAGTCGCACAACGTTTGA
- a CDS encoding GNAT family N-acetyltransferase, whose amino-acid sequence MSDPEDRGTEGTLALVSLAERPDLREAMNAHNRAAWPELMFHDPVANRLWGNLYEHFAGFQLLLLEPGGRPCAAANSAPLRWDGTDADLPAGWDDQFERTVADRAAGREPDTLGALQIVVAGSRRGDRLGGRMLGALRSLAGERGFRALIACVRPTLKDRYPTIPIERYAGWTRDDGLPFDPWIRLHARLGGRIARAAPRSMTIPGSVQEWEKWAGMAFPGSGDYVVPGAAAPVRMDREAGTGVYHDPNVWMVHALGR is encoded by the coding sequence TTGAGCGACCCTGAGGACCGCGGCACGGAGGGCACGCTGGCGCTGGTGAGCCTCGCGGAGCGCCCCGACCTCCGCGAGGCCATGAACGCGCACAACCGCGCGGCGTGGCCGGAGCTCATGTTTCACGACCCCGTCGCCAACCGGCTGTGGGGGAACCTGTACGAGCACTTCGCCGGGTTCCAGCTGCTGCTGCTGGAGCCCGGCGGGCGCCCTTGCGCCGCGGCGAACTCCGCGCCGCTGCGCTGGGACGGCACCGACGCCGACCTGCCCGCGGGCTGGGACGACCAGTTCGAGCGCACCGTGGCGGACCGCGCCGCCGGTCGCGAACCCGACACGCTCGGGGCCCTGCAGATCGTGGTGGCGGGCTCCCGCCGCGGCGACAGGCTCGGCGGGCGGATGCTCGGTGCCCTGCGCTCCCTGGCGGGCGAACGCGGCTTCCGGGCGCTCATCGCCTGCGTGCGTCCCACCCTGAAGGATCGCTATCCCACCATCCCCATCGAACGCTACGCCGGATGGACCCGCGACGACGGGCTGCCATTCGACCCGTGGATCCGGCTGCACGCGCGCCTGGGCGGGCGCATCGCCCGCGCCGCGCCGCGGTCCATGACGATTCCCGGCAGCGTGCAGGAATGGGAGAAGTGGGCCGGGATGGCCTTTCCCGGGAGCGGCGACTACGTGGTGCCGGGCGCGGCGGCCCCGGTGCGCATGGACCGCGAGGCGGGCACGGGTGTGTACCACGATCCGAACGTGTGGATGGTGCACGCGCTGGGGCGTTGA
- a CDS encoding TusE/DsrC/DsvC family sulfur relay protein → MPAIEFSGKQLEVNEEGFLVRPGEWTEELALFLAKSAEDLDALGDEHWAVIRFIRGHFEEHGSAPMVRSICKTTGLPLKRVYELFPSGPARGACKLAGLPKPDGCV, encoded by the coding sequence ATGCCTGCGATCGAATTCTCCGGCAAACAACTGGAAGTCAACGAGGAAGGATTCCTGGTCCGCCCCGGGGAGTGGACCGAGGAACTGGCGCTGTTCCTGGCGAAGAGCGCCGAGGACCTCGACGCGCTCGGGGACGAGCACTGGGCGGTGATCCGCTTCATCCGCGGTCACTTCGAGGAACACGGCTCCGCGCCCATGGTCCGCTCCATCTGCAAGACCACCGGACTGCCGCTGAAGAGGGTCTACGAACTGTTCCCCTCGGGCCCCGCGCGCGGCGCGTGCAAGCTCGCCGGCCTGCCCAAGCCGGACGGCTGCGTGTAG
- a CDS encoding (Fe-S)-binding protein yields MATHKDALDERLERLTPEDFRRGLRAFSAKIREAESSWLQTCVRCGLCADSCHYFRADGELESIPAYKLELAASVFRRNFTAAGRLAPALVGARSLDKEMARRWIEAIFGRCSLCGRCSLNCTTGVHIAGVLRAARGALAEMGLVPDDLQATVDLSLSTGNNMGITRQDWLDTVEWIGEELRTETGDPAAGIPVDKTGAKVLFTVNPREPKFYPLSLQASAAVFHAAGEDWTVASEGWDLTNYGLFTGNVEQGRAISENLVRSMERLGCRTLVIGECGHGFAAARWEAPEWRQEGYRFEVRSFLEVMEDYLLEGRIRVDRSRHPGKVTLHDPCNLVRSGGVSEPQRTVLRRTVTRLVEMSPCGRENFCCGGGGGQLSMARFRAKRLQAGSVKAEQIRKTGAATVVAPCHNCIDQLMELNREYKLGVAIKTVAEMVADALIRPACAGMRGEA; encoded by the coding sequence GTGGCCACGCACAAGGACGCGCTGGATGAGCGGCTGGAGCGGCTCACGCCGGAGGACTTCCGGCGCGGCCTGCGGGCGTTTTCCGCGAAGATCCGCGAAGCCGAGTCCTCGTGGCTCCAGACATGCGTGCGCTGCGGCCTGTGCGCCGACTCGTGCCACTACTTTCGGGCCGACGGCGAGCTGGAGTCCATCCCCGCGTACAAGCTGGAGCTGGCGGCCTCGGTGTTCCGCCGCAACTTCACGGCCGCGGGCCGCCTGGCGCCCGCGCTGGTGGGGGCGCGCTCCCTGGATAAGGAAATGGCACGCCGGTGGATCGAGGCGATCTTCGGCCGGTGTTCCCTGTGCGGGCGGTGCAGCCTGAACTGCACCACCGGCGTGCACATCGCCGGAGTGCTCCGCGCGGCGCGCGGGGCGCTGGCCGAGATGGGACTGGTGCCCGACGACCTGCAGGCCACGGTGGACCTGAGCCTCTCCACGGGCAACAACATGGGCATCACCCGGCAGGACTGGCTCGACACGGTGGAGTGGATCGGGGAGGAGCTGCGAACCGAGACGGGCGATCCCGCGGCCGGCATCCCCGTGGACAAGACCGGGGCGAAGGTACTGTTCACGGTGAACCCGCGGGAGCCGAAGTTCTACCCGCTGTCGCTGCAGGCCAGCGCGGCGGTGTTCCACGCGGCGGGCGAGGACTGGACCGTGGCCAGCGAGGGCTGGGACCTCACCAACTACGGGCTGTTCACGGGCAACGTGGAGCAGGGTCGGGCGATCTCGGAGAACCTGGTGCGGTCCATGGAACGGCTGGGCTGCCGGACGCTGGTGATCGGCGAATGTGGCCACGGCTTCGCCGCGGCCCGCTGGGAGGCGCCCGAGTGGCGCCAGGAGGGCTACCGTTTCGAGGTGCGCAGCTTCCTCGAAGTCATGGAGGATTATCTCCTCGAGGGGCGCATCCGCGTGGACCGGTCGCGGCACCCGGGGAAGGTCACGCTCCACGACCCCTGCAACCTGGTGCGCAGCGGTGGGGTGTCCGAGCCCCAGCGCACGGTGTTGCGCAGGACGGTGACGCGCCTGGTGGAGATGAGCCCCTGCGGCCGGGAGAACTTCTGCTGCGGCGGTGGCGGTGGGCAGCTGTCCATGGCCCGCTTCCGGGCGAAGCGCCTCCAGGCCGGCTCGGTGAAGGCGGAGCAGATCCGGAAGACCGGCGCGGCCACGGTGGTGGCCCCGTGCCACAACTGCATCGACCAGTTGATGGAGTTGAACCGGGAGTACAAGCTCGGGGTGGCCATCAAGACCGTGGCGGAGATGGTGGCGGACGCCCTGATCCGGCCTGCGTGCGCAGGCATGAGAGGTGAAGCATGA